In Daphnia magna isolate NIES linkage group LG5, ASM2063170v1.1, whole genome shotgun sequence, the sequence gcttttactcgattaagggaagctgcggacttcattcgatggtatattcccgtaaaatgttaacatgattcaaacaagtcgatgaatgtctcaaacgattggaggcatacatacagaccgtagccgtatagccagcgtcaagcacaacaaagacacaaataagacaagtttaaacggggaacgagcaagccagtagcaggtcgaataaacgacctgacacttgactcgcgaaggggtgaatcaacactagactgggtgaacagcccagcgttgactaacgaagaattacaattgatggggttttatacgacaaacaaagtcaacgcgatcacCAAAGCAAGGTGAGCGTtatgaaaggatggaaaggaaaatgacttgtttccaggaatgaAACACGGACCTACGTAAAGCAGGATAGTTTGGTAATGCGAACTGCAATTGGACACGATTAGGGTAGGTTAAAATTCAATGCCACATATGGTATTATTCCATCTCCTGGTAACTCAAAGAGGTTAAATGCCGTTTTTCAAATATTtcgtattttttcatattttctagATTTGCTAAATTTTGTGAAACTTTTTTAGATCTTTTTTACACGTTTTTCATGCTCGcttataaaaaaaactcaGTCAACccttaaataattaataatgtACATTTTCTTCAGCAAATGAAACCCAAAATTTAATTCACtctaaaataaaagcaaatcaGCGCTGGGACTTGAACTTCCGAATCCTAGATTCTCTACCCCATGTCCTAATTGCCTTAGCACTATAGCTACCACTTTCATTAAAATGTAATAGTGGGATAACAGAAAGTGTTAGTCGTTTTGaaagtaacaaaataaaacaaaaataacaaaaaaataagaatatcaaataaaaatttcgaatGTTAAAATTTTGGACTCCTAAACCGTCATTGACGGTTtgtcaataaaaattattgcGGGTCACCCTGGTTTACCTAAAAACCCGACCTGACCCACCCGACCCGATATTGTTTTCGAAATTCGATTCTTGAATACGAGATCAGCTTTGATGTAATTTGTTTGCTGACCGGCGCCATCTATTACCTGTCAGAGTTGGAAGGCTTAAGTTGGGTCAATatcaaaattttgtcaaaaaactaatttttcgGCGTAAATCTTATTTTACGGTAGTGTTCTTCTATTTTACAGTTTTCCGTTAGGATCATAACTGCGCCCATATGAGAATTTCAATGTATTAGTTATAACTATGGCtgttttacaatttttttatatattaatatttatttattttttttcatattttttgtatttttttgtatttttcgtattttttgcttaaaaatattggggtgtacgaatattttttcgagtTGACAACCCCTCGCGAAAGACTGAAGTATTTATGAAATTAAACTTGTATAAtattactattttttattttccttttgttccCATTCGGTGACGGCAACTGACCCACATGAAAAAAGGATCCTCCCCTAAGAAAAACTTGGACGTCTCCCAATGTTAAGAGCTCTTATGGAGTTGAGCAACCGTAACAACCCTGGTGGAAGGGTTCGCTCCGACGATACTAGGgggaattatttacatcgtgaAGAAAGATGCGCATCTTCCATCCTCTAAACAAAACCACCGagccataattttttttgtttcgtttttgttattttatatgttttttgtttatttttatggaGCTGAGAGAGAGTGGAATTAATGTTAcagaatgaaaaacaaattaccTTTTAAAGTTAACTCTTCTCCTCTGGAATGGATGTCTTGCCCACTTTCATCCCCTTCGACACTAATTGTGCTACTGGAAGCATTTGATAAGGGCGAACATAACCTTTCCCCCCTGTAATTTGTTGAAGGTTTTTCAGAAGATATTCGCGTTTTTTCTTGATctagaaaagcaaaaacatcAATTGTAGGAAAACTATAGGTGGTTCAACTACGATGAATAGAATTTCTGACTTGTTATGATAGTGAAAATGACTgaacaaagtaaaaaatgaagacgGTTACTCTCACTTTGTACCTAATGAATGGAGATTGATGGTGCGATTAACACGCATAGCATAACATATAAAAGCGGTCCACACAAATGCACCGGACGGCATCTCACTACTAGAGAGCAAACCCGTACCGATTTGGCCCGATCACGGTTTATCACGTTCGATCTTGTGGTGCACCGGGCTGAAGCTGAACGGGGTCGAGTTCTAACTGTGTGAGGTGTAGTGGATCGTTCGACGCCTGTGTCAGAAAAGTTATCTTCATCGTCAGTCCTTTTGCAAGGTCGTTATCTGCGTGGATCTTTGCCGTTTTTACTCGGTGTGTTTATGCCCAGAATTGTTCCAGCGTCCTTTATCCAACTTCAGATGCACAAGAGGCAGGGAGAGTGGTTTTCCATAACATGCGATGGTCTGACGTTTGTTGTTCGGTCTTTTTCATTGGACAACTTGTGCGCGCACTCCTGAGTTGAAGTGACATCTGTGATCAGTTGTGGAGATCTGTGCAGAGCCCATCTCGTATCTGATCCGGTTGGTGGTTGATAGACTGTTTCGTAGGACAAGGTGGGCTATCAATGTGGTCAAGCGGGTTCCGCAAACTGACCATATGCCAGCTCGTCACCACTCGTTCCGGTTTCAAGATTCTGCGCCGTTGTCATCAGCTGGTGATCGTCAGTCTGAAAATTTTGCATCCAGGCCAGTCCTTCATATTTAGTTGTCACAGATGCAGCAACATTTTGCCAGGCCCGTGAGTCTGATCTGTCTATCGAGTATTGTGTTAGCACCTGCTATAGTGGACTACCTGCAATCGCTACTACCTGTTTCCGTTCCTGGTGGTCAGTTAGTAgtaatatgataaatattcttcgcatgggaggattctccccctggttgtcgggtctcttggatcatggtaccccaggaacgacgaaatccgttcgattcttggaatcaacggaagattcTGGGAtgccttccgattcagggcccgattggcagcgatccagggatcaatggatatggtgtgtgcccatttccatcatggtgcaccaaaccctgaagctgaggatatcccccctcttcccgtagaaactccctaccctgtagattagtagactctttcccatttattttatttatgtaattttagtaatattttaaaatgcaccatgccccatacatgtttattcaccttccggaaacccctccataaacctAACCAccagacaatatgggattagcattaatatcttttacgataaacacttattttctttatctctatcttatttttcccttccggaaacctctccataaaaacgaaccactagacaatatgggattggcgtcaataatttttacgataaacgcttagttgaaactaaccctttactttttcaacaacccatgctttgctttgcaaagccatgctcggacatttaagagaccagatgttgttgaatttctattgtctggttccggtgtgacggtagaagccgccgccaccgccgccgcagccgtcttcttcttcttcttcttctacttcttctccttcttctgatagctgaagcaaaagctttgctgtcggaaagcgttattaattaaaagttaagcgctttatggagtttgttgatgaacagcgtaattattccttataatacaagtaatataaataagtcaggatggccgagcggtctaaggcaccagactcaaggataaatactgtcacacgagttgtattggaacaagaatacacgaatacaacaagtgatgacttaaattctaaacaatggtttaactcaaacaaaagggataaccattaccaaaagttggagaagcgtctgaagacttcttgggaaaccagggaactcctcttacggagcccagctccgggagctcacccgatggagactcatctaacgcagattcggggcagcgttttataccgtcgcgcgaattactccccttccgggctgcatatctgcgtatctttcttagagtggacttctcccgataacttcttcaccacgatcgcagcgttgtccaaggagcggatgactcatctctgcgaagagataaccaatctcccttttcacccgcgacaggtcccccttcttcaagacaggcgacccgactgtactaatcttctgcgatccacgaaggttgatgagactaaaaatcagcttgcgtcctcgcaaataagggacttttactccttcgtttttcttctttccggttgcgcttacttgtttaaatgtttcttgtatttcccggatagtcttaaggattttcccttttttttttttttttttctttaaaccgcctgccttcggccacggaagtggcgctgcaatcgcatatcttccggacgtttgagatttaccatccactcgttcgggagccttgtacacttgaaccagctcctggcggcgtcatcaaaatacttttcaaaattacttttttttttcaatatcaccccatctgttgtgggtagaatgttattcaaagcgctccatccattggtgcgcatcttcttctgaattttttcagaagattggcgggctaataaattttttgacagcttccatagcttgtcttttcggctgctcaatatgccttgatggcactataaattgttgtcccccgaccggaacaactggactcattgccgctctcaaatcgacctcggtttctggatcctAGTATAAGCCTCTtgaagtctcgactgattcaccctgactgtcagcttctttggtcaaatggtcctttggaataggaccttcaaaatttagggcttcaccaacaaaggaagttccactctccaacgatgaggctgggataggtgaagtttctaccggaacgcttgacagttctcgaagcggatgtaatcgtcggctggggtctcttaggcaactaggtagcagttggtttgtcctcttcggcatcggctaacaatgacttcagcacgacttcgtttacttactggtaacgagctgcgttcttaacaattgccacttaaagcacgatttcgttactcacgggtaacggactgtatctccaccaattgtcgcacgagttgtattggaacaagaatacacgaatacaacaagtgatgacttaaattctaaacaatggtttaactcaaacaaaagggataaccattaccaaaagttggagaagcgtctgaagacctcttgggaaaccagggaactcctcttacggagcccagctccgggagctcacccgatggagactcatctaacgcagattcggggcagcgttttataccgtcgcgtgaattactccccttccggactgcatatctgcgtatctttcttagagtggacttctcccgataatttcttcaccacgatcgcagctttgtccaaggagcggatgactcatctctgcgaagagataaccaatctcccttttcacccgcgacaataccTTACTTCTCCAAAAGAAGCATCAGAAacctggtcttcaatgaaggcgtgggttcaaatcccactcctggcaggtttttctcttggaagacgTTCTTCCGGAGAagatttttcatacgagtctcttacaataataataagcgatggtggtatagtggttagcatggttgccttccaagcaatcgacccgagttcgattctcggtcatcgcaacaaattatttatctaatttggaaaatcatgaatatttaggagtgaagtccgccacctgttgtctaaaattacagtcatgagcaagaatgaattaagtatggaaaaaactgcaaggaaaatgtctgattcctaggtaggccaggtcagaaacaagaagtattaatggagatgaatgtgatgtatgcaattaatgtgttcccaatacatggcaaattttttatgtttattcccataccgggaattgaacccgggcctcctgggtgagagcgaGGTATCCTAAcagcaagagacaattggcggagacacacataaaagaaagacattctaggagaggggttcagtacaccacccagtatgtctgccttggctgtaaaaaggaatttaattcctttatttcagccggcagacatgcaagaccttgtactgagtccctttcctccagtattctccgccaatccctcgaactaaccattgcatctgcaatggatggttcgcaggggtctcctaatcccgctcactcttctctccccacgttttccccttccagaattgaaggggacaaaataattttaaaataccctgggaaacccagcgaaggtgtgagtggactaccttggcaactaacaccagagccatgggtagtatccacagacacctagagacagcccacacactccgactagttaaatattgggaatgcggagtgtgtggatttgctggagatggccctacactaaaacgACATTACCAAATGTTACATTCCAATCGGTtaccctccatccgatttgctgggatatccagtatggttggctccaaccgtgactcttctgctgcagtgatctctctagaggatgttactgcaacagaagacgagcgtgatgagctatccgtggtggaaatcccaacgatcgaggaatcccctggtaaattcctatctccagcaaattttaccgctagcccgattttagatcttgggagggagttcgcctcctcttttaatacacaaaattttagttggctttatgaactccccccacaagaaaatactagccccacaattttatcaaaagagattttagacccttcacctaaccccgagaccttatcctttgtccccagtcagcacaACAATCGAGGACGAAGTCaccacagctcagaagagcagagccaaagagacgacgattttgtcagtctctgggGTCCTGCCTTCTTGAACTGTGAGACTCTACATGACCccttcttctacttcttctccttcttctgatagctgaagcaaaagctttgctgtcggaaagcgttattaattggAAAATTGCTCGAAGTCGCGTAGCGACTGAAGAGCAGTTGAGATTGTATGGAAAGTTAAAGCGAAACCTTAAACCTTGTGTTGACCCGTTTATTAGCTGTCTTTCAAAGTGAGTTTTCTTCTGGCCCCCTACCGGTCTTACCCCTCAGACCTTTAGAAGCATAacataacaacaaaaaaattgagcCACATTAAAACCCAGACGAAAAACGCGAGGAATCCTATGAACCTCGGCGACCGCCGTTCACGAAGGATCCGCCTCGTcctctgaaaataaaaatacaccaGAGAATTAATTTTGGGACTGGAGGGTGGGATATTTTTTACCAAGGTTTAAGGTTTCGCTTTAACTTTCCATACAATCTCAACTGCTCTTCAGTCGCTACGCGACTTCGAGCAATTTTCCAATTGTATGAAAATTCGCTCCCCTAAAACCTTGTGACTTTAAAGCATACTCAATAACTCAAGCTGTTTGCAACACTGCGGTCGCAAACTCTCTCCCTGAATCGACCTCGCGTCTGTAGTGTCTAACTAAAACTGATTCCGATGCCCAACCTCCGCTCCGAAGGATATTTTCGACTGATACTCCAGCACTGGCCGCTCTGGATGCCGAAGCTCCTTTCGTCGAATGCGCTGAATACACAGAAGTATCTACTCCGGCTTCCGCCAACAAGGTCTTAATCCATCGACCAATAGTTGACGCTCCCACTGATCTGAAGGGGGACCTGGTGGCTAGGAATAAAAGACTCTGGTCGTTCTTCCTAAATACATCCGACGCTTTGACGTAAGCCTCCAGACAGACCACCGGGCAAGTAAAAGTGGGGGGGTCCAGCCTTTTCAAGTTGAACACCTTTAGGGCCGCCTGGCGCTGGGCCTTTCTGGGACGCGTTAGGCTCAATTTTACTCCCTGGGAACTAAATGCAATCGAGTCACGTGATATTGACGCCAGTTCCGACACTCTGCACAGGGAAGTCAGGGCCAATAACATTACCGTCTTACTTGATAACTTGGCAAAGGGTGTTTCTGAATTTGCCTGCCAatccaaaaattttaaaacctCGTTTACGTCCAGGGTCTCGAAacgatgaaaaaacaacagaaaaataccGGTATTTTAACCCGCTCCCCTGTTTTGGCCACaaagaaaaacccaaacagaaaatcgaaaaatatgcaaatagaCCACCGAAAGAGGGGCGTtttttacccctttttttctgtttcatacAATACTATCAGCTGTTTTTTAAGGATAGGTCTATATTGCGTCACCttgttcgtgtgtgtgtgtgtgttccaagTTTTCACCGTTATTCGTGTTTCTTATTTCGTGTCGTGTAAGCATGGGGAGGAATAACGAAAACCCTTGTCACAATTACTTCGATTACGATGCAACTGGAAATACAAGTAGGTGCAAAATAGGGGAATGCAAGCGCGTTTTGAAAGGGAAACATGCTACTAATTTAGAAAGTCATATTAGGGCCTTTCATGCTGATATTTTTTCTGAGATAgtgaaattaaaagaaaacgcaAGAAAGcgtaaaaataatgaagacCATGAAGACTCTCCtcaattaaaattaaacaaaattacaattgagatgagtaaagaaaaactgatGGCAGCGTGCGTAAATATCGTGGCTGTCAATGGGCGCCCTATTTCATTAATAGAAGATAGTGGCTTTCAAATGATTATTGACCCTATAATTAAAGCTCTTGAACCTAATTCCGCGATTAATTGTCAAAACGTTCGCCAAGAAATACTTAAAGTGGCATCTGATAGACGCGCCTCTATTTCCAAAGAGGTAGCTGGGAAACTCTTATGTGTGAAATTTGACTGTTGCACACGTCTTGATCGTTCTATACTTGGAATAAACATCCAATATGCTGAACAAGGTAAAATAATTCTAAAAACCCTTGGAATGATAGAAGTGTATGGGAGACATACAGGAGAACATATAAAAGAATTGATGCTAGAATGCATCTTCAGTTACGGGATTTCTGCCAATCAGATATATTCCCTTACAACTGATAACGGCAGCAACATGATTAAATCTGTGCAACTTTTCTTGGAtggagacgaagaagaagaagacattgATTTTGACGAACTGAACAGAAAtaatgacgaagaagaagaagaacttgtTATTAACGAACTCTCGGAAAGCATTCGCGATGTTGTGCGCGGATTTCTGTGTGCAGCGCACACATTACAACTCGCAGTGCTGGACGTGCTTAAATTGAAATCTGTTGACAGATTAATTGGAAAAGCCCGTGCGGCGATGAAAGCTTTGAAAAATCAGGTGTTTATGGTTTCGATTCGGCGTAGTAAATTGAAAAAACCAATACTTGATGGGAAAACCAGGTGAGATATAAATAACCGTCGtatgtccctttttttaactATTATTTGATAACGACAGGTGGAACTCGACACTTGCGATGCTAGCTCGTCTTCTTGAGCTTCGGGAATTCATTACTGAAATAGAAAATTCTCATGCAGATTTAAAGATCAGTGAGATTCAATGGGTTGGCATTCAGGAGATATGCTCCGTTCTCGAGCCGGCCCGAAAAGCATCAGTCAGGTTGCAAATGCAACAGCTGACCATAGGAGATTTTTACAAATTGTGGACGTCGTGTAAAATGGACGTAGAAGAAATCGACACAGTATTTGCGAAAGCTTTTTCCGTGGCCCTTCAAACACGGGAAAATTTGTTGATGGATAATGATATTTTCCGATCAGCAATATATCTAGATCCTAGAATTAAGGTTagttgtaaaataaaatagcttCGCTTTGTATAACTAAGATTaacatgttttgtttgttaggTAATTCTGTCTACTGATGAGAGGGTAAAAGCCAAAGCTTATTTGGTCAATCTGTGGCAAGCTGTCCATCAAATGAGGTTAGACAGAAACTCTAACAATAACTCTTTCCCACACGGACACGCTGAGTCTTTCATTGGGCCTCTTGATAAGTTTGAATCAGCCATGCGGGAACGTGAAAATTTTATGGTTTCTCCGGCATTCACCATTGAAAACAAACGAATCGACCACCTTCTGGAAAACTTTGAGGGTCATCCGCGAATAAATTCGACTGAAAATTTACTGGAGTGGTAGTATAATGCACGAACTGACATGCCAGAATTATTTATTCTAGCCGAAATTGTTCATGGGGTACCTGTTACTCAAGTCAGTGTAGAAAGATGTTTCTCTAGCCTCAAGTTTGTTCTTTCTGCTTATCGGAATAATTTGACTCCTTCAATATTAGAGGACATTCTTTTGATTCGATGCAatgagaaatttgaaaaataatctATCAATACATGTTCGATTCGAAGGTCAATTTGAATTCAGAGGGCTTCAGTTGTTTGTATTCTACGTTCGATTTCGAGTAAGAAACGGCTTCATCGGAACGATCTTGCCTTATACCTCccttatttttcttatataccGCAAGCCCGTATTACCCCTATCTCTGCCttctgttattgttttttacagGCATGTTGTAGGCCCTACCCCCCccttttcatgaaaaaaacgCCACTCTTCCTATCCTTCTACTGAAACCACGATATCCGAAAAGAAGCGGCCAATTCTCTTTGTGTTAAGGTGAGAACCGAAATCAAAAACAGACATTTCGGTTTTCAAAGTATCTGAAACAGAATGGTCAGAGAAACAGATATTTTTCAGAGGTTTGGGTCCCTGTTTACGTCCCAAAAATTATTGTACTTAGGAGCTGGGGGTTTAACATTATAAATACCCTGCATGACTTTCATCACCATAGGGTGCTTCCCTACATCAAAGCCATCAATGGCCTTCAAAGTCGAGCTCAACATCGAGCGATAAACGTTTATCGACCTGTAGGCCTTTCCTTCGTTACATAACCCCGCTAGGAAATCTAATACCTTATTCAGACCAGGAGACAGGGGATCTTCACTCTGGCGAAGACACCAAGTACGCCAACCGTTCCAGGCGCTCTGGTATGCAGCTGCTGTGGTATCACGATCTGCTCCCAACATAAGCTCGACCACTCCTTTCGAAAGGCCCTGGGCCTAATATCGTTCCCGGATAATCTCCAGGCGGCTAGTGACAACGTCCGACTGGATACTAGCGGATGCGGACATCCCAACGGATCCGACAGGATCCCGTCGAATGCTGGTAAAATCCGAGGGGGCTCGCACACCAGACTCATCAGAACTGGGTACCAGGGTTGCGCTGGCCAAATCGGGGCTATTAGAACCATCTCTGCCCGATCCTTCCTTATCTTGTTCAGGCAGAATCAAGGAAAATGGAGGGAAGGAATATCCCAAGAAGAGGCTCCAATTCAGGCTGAATGCATCCATGGCCATCGCCTCTGGTTGGTGCTGCCAGCTGGCGAAGAGCTCCAGCTGTCGATTCCAATTCGCAGCAAACAGGTCCACTTGTGGGTCCCAAATGGTCTGTAGTTGACGGAAGACGGGCTGATCCAGCATCCAATCGCTCAAATCGGGGCGCATCCGTGACAACCGGTCTGCAAGAATATTAAGAGCACCCGGAAGGTATACAGCCGACACCGTTAAGAGGCGATCCTCGCACCATTCTGCGATCCGCGCCACAATCGAACATAAATTTTTGGAGCGCGTCCCTCCTGACTTGTTCACATAAGCGACAGCCGTACGATTATCCAACATTAATTGAACCGCAATGTTGGAAGCTCCTGCCGTAAAGGACTTCAGCGCCCACAGTGCCGCTAATAACTCTAGCTCGTTAATATGTCGACTCTTGTCTTCACTAGTCCACGGGCCACTCGCCGACGCCCCGTTCAGCGCTGCGCCCCAACCTGAGAGCGAGGCATCGGAGTAGACGATCAAATCGGGAATGCTCGCCGAAATAGCTTTCCCGTTTACCATGGCCAAATTGTCTTTCCACCAACTCAAATCTTGACGGGCTCCCACGCTCAAAATGACTTTGGACTGGAGGTTCTCACCCAACCGGTCTGCATGCTCGATGTACAGTTGCTGAATTACTCTAAAGTGAGCTTGAGCAAATGGAATAGCCTGCACAGCCCACGCAAAATTACCCAAGATTTTTGCAATATCCCGCAACGATATTGTTTCTGTATTCAGGGCTTTCTCGCAAAGCAGAACAATCTCACTTATCTTCTTCGGAAGAAGTGACAAGGAAAGTTTCTCTGAATTGATTAGGAGGCCCAGATATTCGATACACTTCGCCCCTTCTCCTATCGATTTTTCCGTATTTATTAAGAACCCACAAACTTCCAAAATCCGCACTGTCGTAGCAAAATCTTTTTCTACCCCTTCCTTGGACTGGTTCAGAATAAGGATGTCGTCCAGGTAAATTATCAGCCTAATCCCCTGTCTACGCGAAAAGGCGACCACCGGCTTCAAAATTTTGACGCCCATGGAGCCGACGCAGGGCCAAAGCATAAAGATAAAAATTGATAACCCTTCCCCCTCCACCTGAACTGAAGAaattcttggtcgtctgggtGGAGTGGGATAGTCAAATACGCGTCCTTCAAGTCGATCTTGCAAAAATGGTCGCCCTCCCTCACTAGATCT encodes:
- the LOC123472613 gene encoding uncharacterized protein LOC123472613 — protein: MIEVYGRHTGEHIKELMLECIFSYGISANQIYSLTTDNGSNMIKSVQLFLDGDEEEEDIDFDELNRNNDEEEEELVINELSESIRDVVRGFLCAAHTLQLAVLDVLKLKSVDRLIGKARAAMKALKNQVFMVSIRRSKLKKPILDGKTRWNSTLAMLARLLELREFITEIENSHADLKISEIQWVGIQEICSVLEPARKASVRLQMQQLTIGDFYKLWTSCKMDVEEIDTVFAKAFSVALQTRENLLMDNDIFRSAIYLDPRIKVILSTDERVKAKAYLVNLWQAVHQMRLDRNSNNNSFPHGHAESFIGPLDKFESAMRERENFMVSPAFTIENKRIDHLLENFEGHPRINSTENLLEW